CCGCCCGGAATCCTTAACCTTGGCTTGCCGCTTCATCGCCGATTCCGTCAGATCCCCCACTTGGCCAACCACGGAGATCACAATCCCTAACCACCAAACATGACCCAATGCCAACCCTAACGCCGACCCCAGAAGGACAGCCAACAGGGCGCTGAACACAATACCACCGACGGCACCCTCAATGCTCTTGTTAGGGCTAATCTTTGGCGCCAGTTTTGTCCGACCCCAAAGGGAGCCAACTACATAGGCTCCAATATCCGACGCCCAGGTACAACCCACGGAAAGCAGCAGCCAACCTAAGCCCTGTTCCAGATTGCGCAGCAAAATTACGTGGGAGGGCAGCACTCCCCAATACATCCAAGCCAATAGCAAAAAAGCCACTGGCTGTACTCCTTGCCCCCGGGGCTGCAGACAGAAGTATACCAAGGCCAGAAGGGTCAAGACCGTCAGGGCTAGTGCCCGAGCCTCCCCTCCAATATATGCAGCGGCGATAATTAGTAGCCCTCCCAGGGCAAACCACAGGGTACCGGGAACCTCGCCGTCAAAGACACCGCCTAACATTCGTCGCAGCTCCAACAACCCCAAGACAACGATGGCAGACACTCCCAGGGCTAAGGGCCAGGAGCCCTGTAGGATTACCCACACACCTAAGGGAATTCCGATAACCACAGTCAGTAAACGCTGCCAGAACATCGACTCATCCTCCCCACAACCTAGCCCTGCTGGCTATCAACCTAATCCACCGAAACGCCGCTCTCGCCTCACGTAACAATCAATAGCCTGCCGCAGGGCTGCCCCGTCAAAATCTGGCCAAAACAGATCGGTAACAACGAGTTCAGAGTAGGCCGATTGCCACAATAGAAAATTGCTCAATCGCATTTCACCACCGGTGCGAATCACCAGGTCTGGATCGGGTATCTCAGCGGTATACAAGAAACTAGCAAACCCTTCCTCGGTCAACTCATCGGGGTTTAGCTCACCAGCTAGAACCTTCTGGCAGACCCTACGGCAGGCCTCGACGATTTCACTCCGCCCGCCATAATTGAGAGCAATCTGCAACCGCAAACCGTCGTTGCCCTCCGTCCGCTTAACGGCCTGGGCCACTGCTTCCTGCAGGGACTCTGGCAAGGGAGTCAGATCCCCGAGGACCCGAATCTTCACGTCATTTCCCACCAATTCGTCAATCTCAGTTCGCAGACCCTCAGATAATAAATAGAATAGAAAGTCTATTTCCGACTGCGGTCGACGCCAGTTCTCTGTGGAAAAGGCATACACCGTCAAATAGGCAATGCCCAAATTGTGAGCCTCCCGCACCGTCTTCTTTAGAGCCTCTACCCCTGCCCTGTGTCCATTGGATCTAACCAATCCCCTAGCCGTCGCCCACCTGCCATTTCCGTCCATAATGATGGCGACATGCTGTGGCAGTTGCTTCTTATCCCACTGTCTGCATGCCGGAGCATCGCCGGTGGAAGCCGTCAACTGCACAGTGTTAGCTTTAGACGAAATACCAGTCAATTTCTTCCACCAAGCCATCCCTCTAGCCTTCCTTCCCTAACTTAATTGCCCCCTCATGTGGCATGCAAGCCTCACCAACATGAGGGGGCAGAAACTCCCCATTCAAATGAACTCACGAGCCCACGTCAACTTGAGGATGTCTCCTGAGCTTTGCTCCACTCTGATCACGCGCTTACCGGCTGCAGTTCCCCTTCGAGTCGTGGGACATGATTCCGTTGTCGTCCACCGATATCCCCGGGCCTGCAAATAGGCCTCAACAACCTCCAGAGGTTGTCCAAGGAACCGGTCGTCTTCT
This sequence is a window from Bacillota bacterium. Protein-coding genes within it:
- a CDS encoding isoprenyl transferase; the protein is MAWWKKLTGISSKANTVQLTASTGDAPACRQWDKKQLPQHVAIIMDGNGRWATARGLVRSNGHRAGVEALKKTVREAHNLGIAYLTVYAFSTENWRRPQSEIDFLFYLLSEGLRTEIDELVGNDVKIRVLGDLTPLPESLQEAVAQAVKRTEGNDGLRLQIALNYGGRSEIVEACRRVCQKVLAGELNPDELTEEGFASFLYTAEIPDPDLVIRTGGEMRLSNFLLWQSAYSELVVTDLFWPDFDGAALRQAIDCYVRRERRFGGLG
- a CDS encoding phosphatidate cytidylyltransferase, translating into MFWQRLLTVVIGIPLGVWVILQGSWPLALGVSAIVVLGLLELRRMLGGVFDGEVPGTLWFALGGLLIIAAAYIGGEARALALTVLTLLALVYFCLQPRGQGVQPVAFLLLAWMYWGVLPSHVILLRNLEQGLGWLLLSVGCTWASDIGAYVVGSLWGRTKLAPKISPNKSIEGAVGGIVFSALLAVLLGSALGLALGHVWWLGIVISVVGQVGDLTESAMKRQAKVKDSGRIFPGHGGVLDRFDSLVFVVPVMFYIVSMMQG